A single Argentina anserina chromosome 7, drPotAnse1.1, whole genome shotgun sequence DNA region contains:
- the LOC126802966 gene encoding cytochrome P450 704C1-like, with amino-acid sequence MVILYFLFAFTVLLLFLFITFLSSLILKVFTGKSIRDPSYPPVKGTVFHQLLYFTKLYDHQTQIARDTPTYRLLAPVGSAVYTCDSRNIEHVLRTKFSSYTKGAYNELIMGDTFGHGIFVVDGEKWRQQRKLASLEFSTRILRDFSCSAFRRNAAKLVKVIHEFSDSNCAFDMQDLLMRCTLDSIFKVGFGIDLNCLEESSKSGLGFMKAFDESTALTYRRYVDPFWKVKRFLNVGSEASLRKYLKVINDFVNNIIRKKRKLLAGEKSGIDKDDILSRFLVESEKDPEQMTDKYLSDIVLNFMIAGKDTSANTLSWFFYMLSKNPLMQEKVAQEVRDVVGLDHEANIDEVVANITDAALDKMHYLHATLTETLRLYPAVPQDGRSAETDDILPDGFKVKKGDRITYMAYAMGRMPYIWGKDAEDFRPERWLENGIFKPESPFKFVSFHAGPRICLGKDFAYRQMKIVAMALLWSFRFKLADKMKNVTYRTMFTLHIDGSLTMLAVPREFRDIS; translated from the exons ATGGTTATTCTCTATTTCCTCTTTGCTTTCACAGTTCTGTTACTATTTCTCTTCATAACTTTCTTGTCTTCCCTCATACTCAAAGTCTTCACAGGCAAGTCCATCAGAGACCCAAGCTACCCGCCTGTAAAAGGCACAGTTTTTCATCAGCTCTTATACTTCACCAAGCTATATGACCACCAAACCCAAATCGCCAGAGACACCCCAACTTACCGCCTTCTTGCTCCTGTTGGCAGTGCTGTATACACATGTGATTCACGAAATATAGAGCATGTCCTAAGAACCAAATTTTCCAGTTATACTAAAGGTGCATATAATGAACTTATCATGGGTGATACTTTTGGTCATGGGATATTTGTTGTTGATGGAGAGAAGTGGAGGCAGCAGAGGAAGCTCGCGAGCCTGGAGTTTTCAACTAGGATTCTTAGAGATTTCAGCTGTTCTGCGTTTAGAAGAAATGCAGCAAAACTGGTTAAAGTTATTCATGAGTTTTCAGATTCCAATTGTGCTTTTGATATGCAG GACTTGCTTATGAGGTGTACCTTGGATTCCATATTCAAAGTTGGGTTTGGAATAGACCTGAATTGCCTAGAGGAGTCGAGCAAATCAGGGTTAGGATTTATGAAGGCTTTTGATGAGTCAACTGCTCTAACTTACCGGCGATATGTTGATCCATTCTGGAAAGTTAAACGATTTCTCAATGTTGGTTCTGAGGCCAGTCTTAGAAAGTATCTCAAAGTCATTAATGATTTTGTGAATAATATAATcagaaaaaagaggaaattgCTAGCTGGGGAGAAATCTGGT ATTGACAAGGATGATATATTATCAAGGTTCCTCGTGGAAAGTGAGAAGGATCCGGAACAAATGACTGACAAATATCTAAGTGATATAGTTCTGAATTTTATGATTGCCGGCAAAGATACAAGTGCAAATACACTCTCGTGGTTCTTCTACATGCTCAGCAAGAACCCTCTAATGCAGGAAAAAGTTGCACAAGAAGTGAGGGATGTTGTTGGTCTGGATCATGAAGCCAACATTGATGAAGTTGTGGCCAATATAACTGATGCAGCTCTTGATAAAATGCACTATCTTCACGCTACTCTAACTGAGACTTTGAGGCTATATCCTGCAGTTCCCCAG GATGGGAGATCTGCGGAGACAGATGACATTCTTCCTGATGGTTTTAAAGTGAAAAAAGGAGATCGAATAACCTACATGGCCTATGCCATGGGAAGAATGCCTTACATCTGGGGAAAAGATGCTGAGGATTTCCGACCTGAAAGATGGCTCGAGAATGGAATTTTCAAGCCGGAGTCGCCTTTCAAATTCGTGTCCTTTCAT GCAGGGCCTAGGATCTGTCTAGGGAAGGACTTTGCTTACCGACAGATGAAGATAGTAGCAATGGCTCTTCTCTGGTCCTTCCGCTTCAAATTGGCTGACAAAATGAAGAATGTAACATATAGAACCATGTTCACCCTTCACATAGATGGCAGCCTCACTATGCTAGCAGTCCCAAGGGAATTTCGAGACATTTCATGA